A single Ziziphus jujuba cultivar Dongzao chromosome 11, ASM3175591v1 DNA region contains:
- the LOC107415031 gene encoding bifunctional nitrilase/nitrile hydratase NIT4B — translation MDINQPNTGPPTGDVSLSQIQPSQQQQQRRRFNGDRHSKVDGRHRRVRIPMTCCPGIFRLTRELGHRSDGQTIQWLLSQVRPDLVLPPRPYSLKNCLKSANPVPLPQPLGLEDGTLEDKAVALLPRPVVRASVVQASTVLYDTPATLDKAERLIAGAAAYGSQLVVFPEAFVGGYPHSVMFDAMTENHSEINEEFQKYYASAIDVPGPEVDRLANIAGKYKVHLVIGIVERVGSYLFSTVLYFDSLGRYLGKSRKLRQMASECTVWCCGDKSALPVYDTTIGKIGGLLCWDNRMPHLRTELYAKGIEIYCAPTSEAREVWRSSMTHIALEGGCFVLSANQFCRRKDYPLPQEISSGDSNRDTSLDRILCAGGSVIVSPSGTILAGPNYQGESLISADLDLGEIARAKLEFNGVGHNAEPNLSDRIIKRHNAALFAPAVKEEVCDEL, via the exons ATGGACATTAACCAACCCAACACCGGCCCACCGACCGGCGATGTTTCCCTTTCACAGATTCAACCATCTCAACAGCAGCAGCAACGACGTCGTTTCAACGGGGACAGACACTCCAAAGTCGATGGTAGACACAGACGAGTTCGAATACCCATGACTTGTTGCCCCGGTATATTCCGCCTGACCCGGGAACTAGGTCACCGATCCGACGGCCAGACCATCCAGTGGCTTCTCTCCCAGGTCCGCCCGGACCTTGTTCTTCCTCCTAGACCTTACTCGTTGAAGAACTGCCTGAAATCTGCCAACCCTGTTCCTCTTCCTCAACCTCTAGGCTTAGAAGATGGTACTCTGGAAGATAAGGCTGTGGCACTTCTTCCGAGGCCCGTGGTGAGGGCCTCCGTTGTTCAGGCTTCGACGGTGTTGTACGACACTCCGGCTACATTAG ATAAAGCAGAAAGACTTATTGCAGGTGCTGCTGCCTATGGATCACAACTTGTTGTATTCCCTGAAGCCTTTGTTGGTGGTTATCCTCACAGTGTGATGTTTGATGCCATGACAGAAAACCATTCTGAGATTAATGAGGAGTTTCAAAAATACTATGCCTCAGCTATTGATGTACCTG GTCCTGAAGTGGACAGGCTAGCAAATATTGCTGGTAAATATAAAGTTCACTTGGTAATAGGAATAGTGGAGAGAGTTGGGTCCTATCTCTTCAGCACGGTTCTATATTTTGATTCGCTGGGGCGATATCTTGGTAAATCCCGCAAGTTAAGGCAAATGGCTTCAGAATGTACAGTATGGTGTTGTGGAGATAAATCTGCACTGCCTGTATATGATACCACAATTGGAAAAATAGGCGGCCTTTTATGTTGGGACAATAGAATGCCACATCTAAGAACTGAATTGTACGCCAAAG GCATTGAAATATATTGTGCACCAACATCAGAAGCTAGGGAAGTATGGCGTTCTTCAATGACCCATATTGCCCTTGAGGGTGGTTGCTTTGTTCTATCTGCAAATCAGTTTTGCAGAAGGAAAGATTATCCGCTGCCACAAGAGATTTCGTCTGGAGACTCAAACAGAGATACATCATTGGATAGAATCCTTTGTGCTGGGGGTAGTGTTATTGTTTCCCCATCAGGGACCATTTTGGCAGGACCCAATTACCAAGGAGAATCCCTTATCTCAGCTGATTTAG ATCTCGGAGAGATTGCTCGAGCAAAATTAGAATTCAATGGAGTTGGACACAATGCAGAACCAAACTTGAGTGATAGGATCATAAAGAGACACAATGCAGCTTTATTTGCTCCTGCCGTGAAAGAAGAAGTCTGTGATGAATTGTGA
- the LOC107415071 gene encoding uncharacterized protein LOC107415071 — MVLWSYPPPPGQLKMTAFFFVAGVSLFAIGAHLSFANIAPQQARAKARKDLIKDRIRKLLDD, encoded by the coding sequence TGTGGTCGTACCCACCACCGCCAGGACAGCTAAAGATGACGGCTTTTTTCTTCGTGGCCGGAGTGTCACTATTTGCCATTGGAGCCCACTTATCGTTCGCCAACATCGCTCCACAACAAGCCCGTGCCAAGGCTCGCAAGGATTTGATCAAAGATCGCATCAGAAAACTCCTTGACGACTAA